The genomic region AAACCTAAAAAAGGTAGATATATATGTTTGTGCTTAACTCATTAAGCAAATGAAAGGGGTTAACTTTTTCCGTTATATAAGGTGGAGTATTGATCTTAGCAAAGATGAACtatgtaattatttataaaccaattagcaataataacaataatgcTAAAGTACGAATTACAATGATTAAACTTTGACCTGTTTTCACTTTagttctttaagttttttttccccatacatttaacattaatttgtttttcatttaatCATTTTGTCTAATTCCATCAAACTTCATCGTcagttttaataattttttcactttcCGGCCAATACGACTTCATTATGGTGGACATAAAgaatgacaaaattgaaaatacaagttaaatgactttaaaaaaaataagagtattAAATTGGAAACATGTCTAAATTAATTAGAGAgagtaacaacaacaaaaaataaaggttaATTCCTAATTGTGTCAATATAGAACAACCAAAGATTTGACAATAATAATTTAACCTGAAAATCCACACTCGAAGGCCATTGGCCATGAGCTCCTGCAAATGGGGAATGATGGTTGATGGACTATCAACCCATTTCTGTATGACATCACTACATGGTTGCCAGTCATGTGTGAGTCTAGTAACATTGGCATGTAGGGCTTCTTGAACTTCAGGCCTATTCATATAAGCATATACATAGTACTCGCTGCATGGATCAAATTTAAATATCTGCACCACAAAATAACAGAATAatgtaaattacatttttaggagcaaaaattcataatatgaTAGATTATAAATGGCATCTCTTTTAAATAATGAGtgtgttaaaacttaaaagtgcATTTTTAAAACTCCATAACGTTTTCTCACAACTTCAACTCGACATAACCTTTTTATAAAGGTtcattttaaacataaaaacgCCATTTCGCAAGCTTATAAAAATGCACTCAAATTTTTCAGACTAATGCAACATGAATGATGcgtgtaaaagaaaaaaaaaatccgtacAACTTCTAAGCTAAAAGGACATTTGTTGGTTAAAAATTGAACCACCATTGGATCTTAATTAGAAGCATGTATGCAATgaaggaaatttaaaaaaattacaaaactttttaaGAACTTGGATTCCTTAATTTCCTACCCACTTGTATATTCTTTCCCGTTTCAAACTCACTagaaaaatttatcaacttacGGATGTTTTCTTGGGCTGAGCTGTGAGATTGGGAGACGAGCACAAGGGAGCATAAATGTTATAGAGATTGATGTAGGAAATATCCTTCGACACTGCTTCACTGGCTGCAATGCACTCACGAGATGGAGTGGAGGCATTGGATGAGAAGTTgcaatatttttgtatttgatacaCATCTCGGTCTGAAACGATTGCATGGGTTTCAAGGTAATCAAAAATTCCTTGCGTATCTGTTTCATCGTTGATCACTGCATTTCCAATCTGCATTAAGAAAACGAAAACATTAAGATATTTGTTTTGTAATTCTATGATTACAATGGaaagaagatttgaactctaaataCATGTTTCTATTAGAAACATCAAAGATGTTAACCAATTAAGCTTCAAAATAATTCTAGGCTAACcaataaactaattttaaaattataatacttaCTATAAGTAGTTTTAGAATTATGTGACTTGCTCTAGAACTATTTCAAGCTTGAGCCTCTTGAACCGAGAACCCTACCTTTACCTTCATCTCCACATTGCTTAACCATtattgtaaagttttagacctcttaacacaatatgtttaacttAGTTGTTTagtcaagtgattacttagataaattattcaattcTAAGTTGACACATACAAATCATATCATGTGATTAAtacggaaatataaagaacataacGATATGATAATTCAGGAAAACTTAACCGGTAAAAAATatagggaggatttaacttaactatcctcaaggtaaaaaatagatccactatgcaaaaattgaagtttttacaataagacttagatcactaacatcctattgatACTtcatgtagaaaacttactaccacaatcacgtgacagctccgagttcACGGACTACATTTTTCCTTAATCTGCTGCAATCACAAGTTCTTCTACTCGTGACTTTGAGATTTCACTCAAAAgtttcagatcttctttaagttctttaagcagcaactgaagcgatcatcaagctcttgatacaaatcttgatcttgataatcctatatgtgtgtatgaaggtaaacacctcaaGATCTCATAAAAGATTCACCACACAACACTCAAAAGATCTCTAaaatgtagctagggtttttccttttatatgtgaagtaaaacataaaaactctacacgtcaaacgagcttgggctgaattggaaattctgagaaaattaaatttgcatgagtttcaatcgatcgaatctaattttcgattgatcaagCCTTACAGATTTTGTCCAATAATTTTTGCAATCACTCAattccaattttataattaaatatgcTTTGaacaagcctaaacctagactctatgctttgatcatggtttaccaacacattacatattgaagttctaatacattagtccctaaggttttagaacctaacaatgattactttttaaaaagaattaaattttaatttgtactttttttacaattcaataGTTGGAAGGATTTGAATCTTAGATAATTCTGTGTAAATTAAACACCAGCCACCAACATTATGACCTTTAATCTGTATAATTAAATCATTTGTTATTTTCATTTGGTAGTATTTATATCTTATTaactttttaagaaatttcttttacaaaCTTTAAAAGTTGTAACTTAAGAAATCATGAAGTCAAAGTGAATTAAATCTCTTATCTCTATGTGTGTAATGAGAAAATCCTTATTCCTATGATTAGTCCATCTAGGATATCaatattttactttcaaaataagatatcaatattctcttattttatcatggttaaattgcaaattacacctttaaaatttgaaagtgattgaattttataccctgaattttcagattttaaattttatcccATGAATAAGTTTGTGGTGTTTGAATTGTACACTCTGACATTTTAGAACTTGGATTTACGACTTAAAGTTTAGTATTATTTGGATTTTGCATCcctaaattctgaaactttaggatgtaaaatccaaacacctcaaaagtttagggagtaaaatccaaacacttctAAAATATAAggaataaaatccaaattatgaaatatcaaggtgtaaaatccaaacatcacCAAATTTCAGgggataaaatccaaattttgaaattttagggtgtaaaatatAATCATCCCCAaaaggggtgtaatttgcaacttaccattttatcattaaaaaccTTATAATTTAACTGGTTGGTACATTCTAGATGTTTGGAGTTTCTAACGAAAATATCATAGATTCAAATCTCCTATACCCTATCGTAAATATCgaattatcaaacaaaaaaaaataataataaatttacatACTTTATACATATGTGAATATATCCGCAGTCTGCTGTGTTTTACAAATTGGTTTAAAAAGCAATTGGAGTTTAAACATCTCAATGATCTTGAATAATGAATATCagattttaaaacttgaaaaaagaaacttacaaaccaaaaaaactttataaactattttttgtttatataaactTCTACCAAACAGTTTTTCAATAACTAATTGTACTCTAGAACGTCAATTCACTTTGTAAATCATTTTAACATTTGTAAGTCATGTGATCATCAAAACAAAGTATGTTGTTAATTACAGTATGATATACTAAGCATGTCTTATACTTCACCacagtggcggagctaggaaATTTATCCAGGGGACCAACTAATTATAacaaaattcttgaaaaaaaaattcatcaaaacaaaTAGTTAGTTCCATATATTAACTTTAAAAACTCACAAAgctaaatatttgaaatttataaactAGTTATATAAttaagttaaaatatatataaaataaagaataatattatatattagatgTTAGTATATGAATAGTGAATAAGTTGATTCTACAAACTAAAGAATAATTCTtcttagaaaaaagaaagaataataaataaagttataaacaaaCACATACAGCCATACACGTGTTTTAGCTGAAGTTTAGAATCAGtcagtttaaactttaaagttacAAGACAGCAATAAAACTACTAAAAGAGCACATGGtatcgcaaaaaaaaaaaaaaaaaaaaaaaaaaaaagagaggggcAGAAACCGGCACCTATCGACTTGGACTGGAGCATGAACAGAGAGGACCATGTTGGCGAGGTGATTTGATAGACGGCGTGGTGGCATGAGGTTTTCACACAATAAATTGATCTGTTTTATTTTATCtgttgatttggattttttttttttttttttttttttgaagaaactgTTGATTTGGATTTTAGACAATTGGGGTTTTGTAAGTATTTAAAGAGGCCAGGCCCACAGCTAATTAATGGTCCAAagcaatattttgttttttgggtttttcttttcctatgtAAGTTTTGGGTTTTCTGTTCCATTCCTTTTTACAAGTTTAAATATTTGAGGATCAAATATAAGTGTTTTAAGGACTAAACTCTACTCTATCTATTTGCTAATAACAAAAAgttctcaaattctaaaatttaagggAGCCGAGAAGTAAGTTgtaattgatttttgtttgttttgacgaaGCTAATGGGAATTTCAAAAAGTTAGGAGGGTCATGGGCctccttcccccccccccccccctgcccCCCCACCACGGCTCAGCCAGTGCTTCACCatcatgataattttttagaatgGAAAGACTAACAAGTAGTGTAACATCTAAATTTCAGTAAAGTCTTCATATCGAAaagcttaaagatatataagcaTTTTTAGTGtgacattaatttaattatttctcATTGACTATTATCTAATTTACAATTGTTAATTTGTgtgttaagagagagagagagagagagagagaaatacaaTGATCCCTTTGAGGTTGATAATGGTCTTGTTAGCTTTCTTATTATGGAAGACAATGGTATGTGCAAGTTGCGGAACATAATGCCCGGCATAGCTTTCTCCAGCAACATAAAAATCACGATTCTTGTATTCAGGAAATCTTTTCAGCCAATTCAACAAAAACACATAATTATCTCCTGCAGTTCTTCTATCCCCACTAGTACTATAATCCTTTGTTGTGTTGGAGTACGAAAATCCTACCCCGGCAGGAGACTCTAGGAACAAAACATTTGCGActgaagagaaaattcaaataaagaaacaagtaaaattgaaaaaatgttttGGAAGAGAatgataattatattattaaattttggaaaaaaaaccataaaataaattaatgttatGAAAGCTATACCATAATtccatgaaaatttgtttttgtaaagTGTTTTGCCATCACTGTGCACACGAAATGGCCCGAGCTCTTGCATTGCTCCATAAGCAAGAGATGAACAACCAGGACCTATGGAGAAATTAAGCAAGAATAATAATCAATCAAATAAGACCATATTATAACTAGGTGGCTGATATTGTAAATCAAGGGAAAAAACTGTTTTGGTTTGGCTAAAAAAGCAATATGTTTCGGTACCAATTAATACCAGTGTACTGTTTCGAATATATCGctattttgttattaaattaataaatcttttatataatctattaaaaatattgaaaattgtaATTAAGTCCATCCCgaatttatttttgatgagAAGTCCATCCCAAATTAATATGTTCAGTTCCAGCCAAGTGTTAaaactcaatataaatatatattaactaCTAGtttgagaatgaaaaaaaaaaaatcaaaacttataATTAGTAACTTAGTATTTGCCACCTGGAAGGTTGACAAACCACATAAATTCATTGATTTGTCCACAACTTTTTAGTGGGTAGACGGTAGACTTTCACTTACTTTTTGAAACATGGGGTACAACTAGGCAATGAAATAAAAGAGTAGGGgtaaaaaagagaaagcaaaagatagaaagagaagctaaaagaaagaaatgataaAAGACGCAATTACAAAGAGTTGTTGACACTGACAAAAATGAGAGGAGAAAAATAACGCAGCAAcgaagaaaaaattaaaggcgTTTTAAGATGTTTTTGGTACTGGTTTGGTAACTGATATGAATTTTTTCTGCCGAACCTGCTGGTACAGTACGAATTTTACTTCTTGCTATAAAtactataatataaaaaaaaaaggtggcagATACTATAGATGTAGATAACATTTCTACTT from Castanea sativa cultivar Marrone di Chiusa Pesio chromosome 11, ASM4071231v1 harbors:
- the LOC142617988 gene encoding serine carboxypeptidase-like 40, whose product is MESKPFCWILLSLLILSFFVSQTHEKMQGLQTLVYLHNSTLKKGFGFDTSFFDANDNFNETSVHSQEGLKEKDRIERLPRQTQVNFSQYGGYVTVDKSAGRALYYYFVEAQHSKDSFPLLLWLNGGPGCSSLAYGAMQELGPFRVHSDGKTLYKNKFSWNYVANVLFLESPAGVGFSYSNTTKDYSTSGDRRTAGDNYVFLLNWLKRFPEYKNRDFYVAGESYAGHYVPQLAHTIVFHNKKANKTIINLKGIIIGNAVINDETDTQGIFDYLETHAIVSDRDVYQIQKYCNFSSNASTPSRECIAASEAVSKDISYINLYNIYAPLCSSPNLTAQPKKTSIFKFDPCSEYYVYAYMNRPEVQEALHANVTRLTHDWQPCSDVIQKWVDSPSTIIPHLQELMANGLRVWIFSGDIDGRVPVTSTKYSINKMKLPTKTAWHPWFLNKDQVGGYTQVYEGDLTFATVREAGHQVPSYQPARAFSLIKHFLEGKPPPDINRYN